A region from the Bubalus kerabau isolate K-KA32 ecotype Philippines breed swamp buffalo chromosome 12, PCC_UOA_SB_1v2, whole genome shotgun sequence genome encodes:
- the LPAR6 gene encoding lysophosphatidic acid receptor 6 — translation MVSNNSSDCIYNDSFKYTLYGCMFSMVFVLGLISNCVAIYIFICTLKVRNETTTYMINLAMSDLLFVFTLPFRIFYFATRNWPFGDLLCKISVMSFYTNMYGSILFLTCISADRFLAIVYPFKSKTLRTKRNAKIVCIAVWLTVMGGSAPAVFVPSPGSNTSATCFENFPAATWKTFLSRIVIFIEIVGFFIPLILNVTCSSMVLRTLNKPVTLSRSKINKTKVLRMIFVHLVIFCFCFVPYNINLILYSLMRTQTFVNCSAAIAVRTMYPITLCIAVLNCCFDPIIYYFTSDTIQNSIKMKNWSTRRSDSRFSEVQGTENFIQHNLQTLKNKIPDNESTI, via the coding sequence ATGGTAAGCAATAACAGCTCTGACTGCATATATAATGACTCCTTTAAGTACACCTTGTATGGGTGCATGTTCAGTATGGTGTTTGTGCTTGGGTTAATATCCAACTGTGTCGCCATATATATTTTCATCTGTACTCTCAAAGTGCGGAATGAAACAACAACATACATGATTAACCTGGCAATGTCAGACTTGCTTTTCGTTTTTACTTTACCCTTCAGGATATTTTACTTTGCAACAAGGAACTGGCCCTTTGGGGATTTACTTTGTAAGATTTCAGTGATGTCCTTTTATACCAACATGTATGGAAGCATTCTGTTCTTAACCTGTATTAGTGCTGATCGGTTTCTGGCCATCGTCTACCCATTTAAGTCGAAGACGCTGAGAACCAAACGAAATGCAAAAATCGTTTGTATTGCTGTGTGGTTAACTGTGATGGGAGGAAGTGCACCAGCAGTTTTTGTTCCatctccaggcagcaatacttCAGCAACCTGCTTTGAAAATTTTCCAGCAGCTACATGGAAAACCTTTCTCTCAAGGATTgtaattttcatagaaatagtGGGGTTTTTTATTCCTCTCATTTTAAACGTAACTTGTTCTAGTATGGTGCTGAGAACTTTAAATAAACCTGTAACATTAAgtagaagtaaaataaataaaactaaggtTTTAAGAATGATATTTGTACATTTGGttatattctgtttctgtttcgtgCCTTACAATATCAACCTTATTTTATATTCTCTTATGAGAACACAGACATTTGTCAATTGCTCAGCAGCAATAGCAGTAAGGACCATGTACCCAATCACTCTCTGCATTGCCGTTTTAAACTGTTGCTTTGACCCTATCATTTACTACTTCACGTCGGACACGATTCagaattcaataaaaatgaaaaactggtCTACCAGGAGAAGTGACTCCAGATTCTCTGAAGTTCAAGGCACAGAGAACTTTATTCAACATAACCTACAGACGTTGAAAAATAAGATACCTGATAATGAATCTACAATATAA